A segment of the Streptomyces sp. NBC_00376 genome:
CTGCCGGGTCCGCGCGTAGTTGGACGTCGAGCCCTGGGGGAGTCCGGCGCGCTCGTCCACCGCGCGGTGCGTCAGCCCGCGCATCCCGCGTTCGGCGAGGAGCGCGAGGGCGGTGTCGGCGATGAGGTCGGCCCGGGAGGTGCCGGTCGTGCGTGTGGCCATGGGGCCAACCTACCGCTGGCACTACACCCGTAGTACGGTGAATCTGTCACTACAAGTGTAGTCCCATCGCTCCGGGATTCCGGAGCGACAGGGATGCGCGGATTGCTGGAGGAGCCATGGACAAGCCCCATGCCGTCGTCATCGGCAGCGGAATCGGCGGTCTCACCGCGGCGGTGGCCCTGCGCGGCTGCGGCTGGCGGGTCACCGTTCTGGAGCGCGCGGCCTCCCTGGAACCCGTCGGAGCCGGCATCTCCCTCGCCCCCAACTCCCAGCGGGCCCTGGACGTCATCGGCATGGGCGACGAGATCAGGGCCCTCGCCGCCTGGCAGGGCGAAGGAGGCATGCGTGCCCCGGGTGGCCGCTGGCTCTCCCGTACGGACAGCGCCGCGGCGACCGAGCGGTTCGGCGGCTCGATCGTCCTGCTGCACCGCGCCACTCTCGTCGACCGCCTCGTGGCCCGGCTGCCCGACGGCACCGTCCGCACCGGAGCCGAGGCGGAGCTGCTGGACCCGGGGACGGCGGACGGTGCGCCCGCCGTGGTCGGGACGGCGGCCGGGAGGATCGAGGCCGACCTCGTCATCGGCGCCGACGGCATCAACTCGGCCGTACGGCGGGCACTCTTCCCGGACCACCCCGGACCCGCGTACGCCGGATTCACCACCTGGCGCATCGTCGTACCCGCGCCCCAGCGGCCCTTCGCCCCGCACGAGACCTGGGGGCGCGGCGCACTCTGGGGCACCCAGCCGCTCAAGGACGGCCGGGTCTACGCCTACGGGGCCGCCGTCGCCCCGGCCGGTGCCCACGCCGCCGACGGCGAGAAGGCGGAGCTGATGCGCCGGTTCGGCAGCTGGCACGACCCGATCCCGGAGATCATCGCTGCCGCCGATCCCGGCCAGGTGCTCCGCAACGATGTCCACCACCTGCTCGATCCCCTGCCGTCCTTCCACCGGGGGCGTACGGTCCTCGTCGGCGACTGCGCGCATGCGATGGCGCCGAGCCTCGGCCAGGGCGGCAACCAGGCCATCGAGGATGCGATCGTGCTCGCCCACCATCTGACGCCGGGCGGTGACCTCGGCGCGGGAGCGGCGGCGTACACCGCCGACCGGTTGCCCCGTACCTCGGCCATCGTCCGCAAGGCCGCACGGACCGCGCGTCTGATGCGGCTGACCAGCGCCCCCGCCGTCGCGACGCGTGACGCGCTGCTTTCCGTCGTCTCACGCGTCGGGCCCAGCCTCGTCCTGCGCACCTTCGACGGGATAGCCGACTGGCAGCCGCCGCAGCACACGTATGCTGCCCCTCGCGAGGCGGACACCGCGACGGTGGACGCCGAACAGTGAGAGGGAGACCCCTGTGAAGGTCGGCTGCATCGGGCTCGGCGACATCGCGCAGAAGGCGTATCTGCCGGTTCTGACGGCCCTGCCCGGCGTCGAACTGCATCTGCAGACCCGTACGCCCGCCACCCTGGCCGCGGTCGCCGAGGCCCACCGCATCCCGGCCGGGCAGCGCCACACCGACCTCGAATCGCTGATCGCCCAGGGGCTGGACGCCGCGTTCGTCCATGCCCCGACGGCCGTGCATCCGGAGATCGTGGCCCGGCTGCTGGAGGCCGGCGTCGCCACCTACGTGGACAAGCCGCTGGCCTACGGATTCGCCGATTCCCAGCGGCTGGTGAGCCTCGCCGAGGAGCGCGGAACGAGCCTCGCCGTCGGCTTCAACCGCAGGGTCGCGCCCGGCTACGCCCAGTGCGCCGAGCACCCGCGCGAGCTGATCCTCATGCAGAAGAACCGGGTGGGCATGCCGGAGGACCCGCGCACCATGGTGCTCGACGACTTCATCCATGTCGTCGACACCCTCCGCTTCCTGGTGCCGGGACCGGTCGAGCACACCGCCGTGCAGGCCAGGATCCGCGACGGCCTGATGCACCACGTGGTGCTCCAGCTGTCCGGTGACGGATTCACCGCCATCGGCACGATGAACCGGCTCAGCGGCTCGACCGAGGAACGGCTGGAGGTCTCCGGCCAGGACACCAAGCGCGAGGTCGTCAACCTCGCCGAGGTGATCGATCACAAGGGGCAGCCGAGCGTCCGGCGGCGCGGCGACTGGGTGTCGGTGGCCCGCCAGCGAGGCATCGAGCAGAGCGTGCTGTCGTTCCTGGACGCCGTCCGCGTCGGCAAGGTGCTGAGTGCCGCGGACGCCCTGCTGACCCATGAGCTCTGCGAACGCATCCTGCGCGACCTGGACTGCGCCTAGAGGCCGGGCGACCGGGCCCGGCGGCCGATGGGCCTCCGGATGCGTCGGGTCCCGCTCCGATGCAGGCTGGGGTGATGGGCCACCGGCCCGTGGAGGTGACCTCGTGAGACCTCACGACGAGCCAAAGGGCTGGGGCGCGCTCCAGCCGCCGCCGGGCTACTACTCGGCCGACGGGCGGCCCCCCGACGAAATGCAGCGCGGTCTGATCCTCGACTGGGCGGTCAACCAGCGGATCGCGAGCGGCTGGCGGGTGGAATCCCGCTCCGGGACACAGGTCGTCATGGTCCGGGGGCACCGGCTGAACCATGTGCTGCACGCCATCCTGATGGTGTTCACCTGCTTCCTCTGGGGCGCCGTGTGGCTGGCGCTGGCCGTGACCAACAAGGTCGAACGGGTCTCGCTCACCGTCGACGCCCAGGGCAACATCGTCTCGGTCAACGGCCCCCGATAGCCCGGCACTCACTGCCCCGAACGCTCGGTCGGCCCGCCGACTGCGGCAGCCGCCTCGTCCGTCGCCCCGGCCGGCCCGGCCCGGTCACGCCGCATGAGGGACCGGGTCGCTTCGAGGGCGCAGAACAGGGCCAGCACCGCCGCCGCCCCCTGCACCGGCCAGTCGCCCAGCCGTACATAGAGCGTGGTGCCCGTCGCCAGCGGTACGTCGTACACGGCGGTCCCACTCGTCTCCGTACCGAGCGGAGCCCCGACCCGCGCTCCCTGAGGTCCGTACGCCGTACTGACGCCGGTGAGCGTGGCGTGCACCATCGGGCGGCCGTTCTCGGCGGCCCGCAGCGCCCCGAGCGAGGCATGCTGCTCGGGTGCCCAGCTGTGCTGGAACGTGGAGGTGGACGACTGGGCGATCAGCACCTGCGCACCGTCCTGGGTGAGCCGGCGGCTCATGTCGGGGAACGCGGACTCGAAGCAGACCAGCGGCCCGATGCGCAGCCCGTGCCCACCTTCGGCCCCGGGCAGCGACATGATCACCTGCCGGGTGCCCCGCAACCGGTCCTTGCCCGCCGCCCGGCCCAGGGATGTGACCCACCCGAGCACCGACCGGGCCGGGATGTACTCCCCGAACGGCACCAGCCGCATCTTGTCGTACCGCTCCCCGGTCAGCCCGTCCGGACCCACCAGCACCGCCGACTTGAAGATCCCCGTCCGGCCCGACCGGTCGGTCTGCAGGGCGTCCATGTTGACCAGCACATCCGCGCCCACCCGGCGCGAGAGGGCGGCGATCCGGGCGGTGATGTCCGGGTGCCGGTCGAGATCCACCCCCACACTGCTCTCGCCCCACACCACCAGGTCGAGATCGCGCCCGGCCAGGGAGCCGGTCAGCCGCTCACTGAGGGCGAGCCGGCGCTCGACGCTGTGCGCCCCGGTGACCACACCCGGCTGCACGACGGCGATCCTGGCCACTCCCGACTCCTCGGGCTGCGGCGCCCAACCCGCCATCGCCCCCACGGCCAGAGCGCACACCACGATGCCCACCACGGCCACCGTACGGGCGGCCGCGGTCACGAAGAGCAGGGCGACAGCGGTGTTCACCGCCACCACCACGAGGCTCACCAGCCACACCCCGCCCACCGACGCCACCCGGAGCGCGGGAGCCACCTGCCACTGGCTGGCACCGAGCAGCCCCCACGGACCGCCGAGCGCCTCCCAGGAACGGGCCAGTTCGATCATCAGCCACCCGCAGGGCACCACGACGACCGCCAAGGCGGCGGCCGCGGCGGACACCCGCCCGCCCAGCATCCGGAAGACCAGCAGCCCCCACGGGGCCCAGAGCAGACCGAGCAGGGCCGCCAGGATCAGGATGAAGACATGGAGGCTGGGCATCAGCCAGTTGTGCACCGCCAGCATGTAGCCGGTGCCGCCGAGCCAGCCCTCCAGCGCCGCCCGGCGCCCCGTGCCGGCGGTCCGGATCAGGAGCAGCCACGGAACCAGGCCGACCCAGGCGAGCCACCACAGGGAAGGAGCGGGAAACGCGAGCGCGGGCAGCGCGCCCGCGAGCACCGCCAGGCAGCCGCGCCACCGGCCGGACCGCAGCACCCGCGACCGCTGTCCGCTCCGACCGGCCGGAATCCGCATGCCGCGCCTCCTCGTCCTGCCTGATGAGCAGTCTCCCCCCTCGTCCACCGCTCCGCAGTTCTTCCCCGGTGCGGGAAGGCGGAAGCAGCGGTGGTGCGGCTCAGCCCGCGGCCGAGGGGCCTGCCGGGCCGCGCCACTTCTCGTGGACGGTCACGGTACGGATCCGCCAGCCGCTGTCCGTACGCGAGAGCGAGAACGCGTACCGCCCGCCGGAGACGAAGTTCGGCGCGGTGGCCCGTACCTCCGTGTCGCCCGAACCCGCCGTGGCGCTCTCCAGTCGCATCGGGTTCACGTAGTCGGCCAGCACCTCGGCACGGTCGCCCGGGTAGCCGTCGAGGTCCTGGAACCCGATCCGGCGGTTGACGACCAGGTGCTGACGTACGGGGAAGAGCCTCATCGTCCGCGCCAGCCACTCGGCCACCTCGTGCGCCGGCCCTTCGACACCACCGGCACCGCGGTAGTCGGCGCGGCCGTCCGCGGTGAACAGGGCCCGGTAGTCCGCCCATTCACCGTCGTCCACCGCCACCGCGTAGCCGGTGATCACTGCATCGATGGCCAGCCGGTCCATCACGGTCGCGAGGTCCACGCGCTGTGTCATCGGGTCAGTGTCCGCCCGCCGGCGTGCGAGGCCAAGAGGCGTGCACGCACGACGGGACGGCGCGGTGTCAGCAGGGCACCACGGCAACCGGGCCCAGCGCGTGCGTGAGCGTGGTCTGCGCGACAGGGGAGAGCCCCAGACCGAGGGACTCGCCGCCACGGCGCCGCCCGATCACGGTCAGCGCCGCGGTCGCCGAGGCCGTGACCAGGGTGCGTGAGGCGGAGCCGGCCACCGGTTCCCTGACGACTTCGACCTGCGAGTACTTCTCCCGCCAGCCGGCGGTGAGCTCCGCGAGGGTGCGTTCGGCGGAGTCCGCCGCTGCGTCCCGGTCGAAGACGGGGCCGCCGGAGAGGATCGAGGAGAACATCGTCCAGCCGTGCACGATCCGCAGCCGCGTCCCGGGCCGCGAGGCGGCGGTCTCGAAGGCGAACTCGAGAACCGCCTCGCTGCTCTCGTCGGCGGCCACCCCCGCGACGATGTCGGACGGCGTTCCCTCCACCGCCGTGTCCTCGTCCGAAGGCCCGCTGTGGACCACCACGACGGGGCACGCGGCCATCGACGCGGTGGCCAGGCTGTTGGAGCCGAGCATCAGGGACCGGAAGCCGCCCAGGCCGCGTGAGCCGACCACCACCAGCGAGGCGTTCCGGCTGAGCGAAGTGAGGACCGCCGAAGGGTAGTCCAGTGGGGTCAGCGTCGACGGGCGCAGCTCCGGAGCGATCTCGGAGACCCTTCGCACGGACCGGTCGAGCAGTTCCTGGGCCTCGCGCCGCAGCGTTTCCTGCTCGACGCGCCGGTCGGGCGTCCGGGCGTGCACGATCGTCAGCCCGAGCCCCCGCCGTACGGCTT
Coding sequences within it:
- a CDS encoding FAD-dependent monooxygenase, with the protein product MDKPHAVVIGSGIGGLTAAVALRGCGWRVTVLERAASLEPVGAGISLAPNSQRALDVIGMGDEIRALAAWQGEGGMRAPGGRWLSRTDSAAATERFGGSIVLLHRATLVDRLVARLPDGTVRTGAEAELLDPGTADGAPAVVGTAAGRIEADLVIGADGINSAVRRALFPDHPGPAYAGFTTWRIVVPAPQRPFAPHETWGRGALWGTQPLKDGRVYAYGAAVAPAGAHAADGEKAELMRRFGSWHDPIPEIIAAADPGQVLRNDVHHLLDPLPSFHRGRTVLVGDCAHAMAPSLGQGGNQAIEDAIVLAHHLTPGGDLGAGAAAYTADRLPRTSAIVRKAARTARLMRLTSAPAVATRDALLSVVSRVGPSLVLRTFDGIADWQPPQHTYAAPREADTATVDAEQ
- a CDS encoding Gfo/Idh/MocA family protein, with protein sequence MKVGCIGLGDIAQKAYLPVLTALPGVELHLQTRTPATLAAVAEAHRIPAGQRHTDLESLIAQGLDAAFVHAPTAVHPEIVARLLEAGVATYVDKPLAYGFADSQRLVSLAEERGTSLAVGFNRRVAPGYAQCAEHPRELILMQKNRVGMPEDPRTMVLDDFIHVVDTLRFLVPGPVEHTAVQARIRDGLMHHVVLQLSGDGFTAIGTMNRLSGSTEERLEVSGQDTKREVVNLAEVIDHKGQPSVRRRGDWVSVARQRGIEQSVLSFLDAVRVGKVLSAADALLTHELCERILRDLDCA
- the lnt gene encoding apolipoprotein N-acyltransferase, with product MRIPAGRSGQRSRVLRSGRWRGCLAVLAGALPALAFPAPSLWWLAWVGLVPWLLLIRTAGTGRRAALEGWLGGTGYMLAVHNWLMPSLHVFILILAALLGLLWAPWGLLVFRMLGGRVSAAAAALAVVVVPCGWLMIELARSWEALGGPWGLLGASQWQVAPALRVASVGGVWLVSLVVVAVNTAVALLFVTAAARTVAVVGIVVCALAVGAMAGWAPQPEESGVARIAVVQPGVVTGAHSVERRLALSERLTGSLAGRDLDLVVWGESSVGVDLDRHPDITARIAALSRRVGADVLVNMDALQTDRSGRTGIFKSAVLVGPDGLTGERYDKMRLVPFGEYIPARSVLGWVTSLGRAAGKDRLRGTRQVIMSLPGAEGGHGLRIGPLVCFESAFPDMSRRLTQDGAQVLIAQSSTSTFQHSWAPEQHASLGALRAAENGRPMVHATLTGVSTAYGPQGARVGAPLGTETSGTAVYDVPLATGTTLYVRLGDWPVQGAAAVLALFCALEATRSLMRRDRAGPAGATDEAAAAVGGPTERSGQ
- a CDS encoding nuclear transport factor 2 family protein — its product is MTQRVDLATVMDRLAIDAVITGYAVAVDDGEWADYRALFTADGRADYRGAGGVEGPAHEVAEWLARTMRLFPVRQHLVVNRRIGFQDLDGYPGDRAEVLADYVNPMRLESATAGSGDTEVRATAPNFVSGGRYAFSLSRTDSGWRIRTVTVHEKWRGPAGPSAAG
- a CDS encoding universal stress protein; translation: MTSTDRPVIAAVDGSSHSQEALDWAAHEAVRRGLGLTIVHARTPDRRVEQETLRREAQELLDRSVRRVSEIAPELRPSTLTPLDYPSAVLTSLSRNASLVVVGSRGLGGFRSLMLGSNSLATASMAACPVVVVHSGPSDEDTAVEGTPSDIVAGVAADESSEAVLEFAFETAASRPGTRLRIVHGWTMFSSILSGGPVFDRDAAADSAERTLAELTAGWREKYSQVEVVREPVAGSASRTLVTASATAALTVIGRRRGGESLGLGLSPVAQTTLTHALGPVAVVPC